Proteins encoded in a region of the Synechococcus sp. BIOS-U3-1 genome:
- a CDS encoding KdsC family phosphatase, translating to MRSLLREWHWHRHHKKLIDIQLLVLDVDGVLTDGGLWLNQDGELQKRFDVRDGLGLRLLQQIGISLAFLSGGQGGATERRAQQLGIQHCLVGVHDKPQALVALQRQLQVTLEQTCFVGDDLNDLAVRNHVGLLLTPFDGCQPMRHQADAVLCQRGGHGAVRELAERILQARGYWAALQRHGWRDQNV from the coding sequence ATGCGAAGTCTGCTTCGCGAATGGCACTGGCACCGACACCATAAGAAGCTGATTGACATTCAACTCTTGGTGCTTGACGTTGATGGCGTACTGACGGATGGAGGCCTGTGGCTAAATCAGGATGGGGAGCTTCAGAAGCGGTTTGATGTGCGCGATGGGCTGGGCCTACGCCTGCTTCAACAAATTGGAATTTCACTGGCATTTCTAAGCGGCGGACAAGGCGGGGCCACTGAACGACGTGCACAACAACTGGGCATCCAACACTGCCTCGTGGGAGTCCACGACAAACCCCAGGCACTCGTGGCACTCCAACGGCAACTGCAGGTGACTCTTGAACAGACCTGCTTTGTGGGTGATGACCTCAACGACCTTGCAGTACGCAATCACGTTGGTCTACTGCTCACACCCTTTGATGGCTGCCAACCCATGCGCCACCAAGCTGATGCTGTGCTGTGCCAACGCGGGGGGCATGGAGCCGTGCGCGAACTGGCGGAGCGAATTTTGCAGGCGCGAGGTTACTGGGCAGCACTGCAACGCCACGGTTGGCGGGATCAGA